In Musa acuminata AAA Group cultivar baxijiao chromosome BXJ2-3, Cavendish_Baxijiao_AAA, whole genome shotgun sequence, the following proteins share a genomic window:
- the LOC135606624 gene encoding GATA transcription factor 9-like isoform X2 encodes MEAPQYFHGGFYRDGNPQCAPERKAGGGGEQFSVEDLLDFSNEEEDEAGGLAATGEDGAAGNSTDSSTVTAVDSCGNSFSALEPHFSSDLVCRSLADASLSGDLCEPYDELAELEWLSNFVEESFSSEDLHKLHLISGVNSTTTSSRTTAAAATRAEFSAQEAANQVAPFRAEALVPGKARSKRSRAAPCSWSSRLLVLSPSLTAAPSPESELIVPPSAAAAGAGGKKAAKPASKKKDMSAGPAVAAAPDGRKCLHCQTDKTPQWRTGPMGPKTLCNACGVRYKSGRLVPEYRPAASPTFVVSKHSNSHRKVLELRRQKELQQQHLHAGGGASLYNGPTPVDAAAADDFLIHGPDFRHLI; translated from the exons ATGGAGGCACCGCAGTACTTCCACGGCGGCTTTTACCGCGACGGGAACCCGCAGTGCGCGCCGGAGAGGAAGGCCGGCGGCGGAGGCGAACAGTTCTCGGTGGAagacctgctggacttctccaacgaggaggaggacgaagccGGGGGGCTGGCCGCGACCGGGGAGGACGGCGCAGCCGGGAACTCCACGGACTCCTCCACCGTCACTGCCGTGGACAGCTGCGGCAACTCCTTCTCCGCCCTCGAGCCGCATTTCTCCAGCGACCTCGTCTGCCGGAGCCTCGCCGACGCCAGCCTCTCCGGCGACCTATGCGAGCCG TACGACGAGCTGGCGGAGCTCGAATGGCTTTCTAATTTCGTCGAGGAATCCTTCTCCAGTGAGGACCTCCACAAGCTTCACCTCATCTCCGGCGTCaattccaccaccacctcctccaggACCACCGCGGCGGCCGCTACCCGAGCCGAGTTCTCCGCTCAGGAGGCCGCCAACCAGGTGGCCCCCTTCCGCGCCGAGGCCCTCGTCCCCGGCAAGGCGCGGAGCAAGCGCTCCCGCGCCGCCCCCTGCAGCTGGTCCTCCCGGCTGCTCGTGCTCTCCCCGTCCCTGACGGCCGCTCCGTCGCCGGAGTCTGAGCTCATCGTGCCCCCCAGCGCTGCTGCCGCCGGCGCAGGCGGGAAGAAGGCGGCGAAGCCGGCGTCGAAGAAGAAGGATATGTCCGCCGGCCCGGCCGTGGCGGCGGCGCCGGACGGCCGCAAGTGCCTGCACTGCCAGACCGACAAGACGCCGCAGTGGCGGACGGGGCCTATGGGCCCCAAGACGCTGTGCAACGCCTGCGGCGTCCGCTACAAGTCCGGCCGCCTCGTGCCTGAGTACCGCCCGGCCGCCAGCCCCACCTTCGTGGTTTCCAAGCACTCCAACTCCCACCGAAAGGTCCTCGAGCTCCGCCGCCAGAAGGAGCTCCAGCAGCAGCACCTCCACGCCGGCGGCGGCGCCTCCCTCTACAACGGTCCCACGCCGGTGGACGCCGCTGCCGCTGACGACTTCTTGATCCACGGCCCCGACTTCCGACATCTCATTTAA
- the LOC103975062 gene encoding ultraviolet-B receptor UVR8-like isoform X1, translating into MMVLFGPGAIMSLGHGKENCSVPCLIEHFKELGSSDSLTEESSADHTGTSLKICAVKAGGMMSLAIDDHGSLWIWGNCPQANDDGEFCLSSSSVPLPVWNFHGHTVVKVACGNEHVVAVVSAGETYTGGDDLVCYAWGNNNHGQLGLGDKEIRLRPEVISTFNEESSWVVYEVACGAFHTAILTNKKSYNQEIESKCWTFGLGENGQLGHGTTKSICLPQTVDALPQDAFLISLDCGLFHTSVVSSAGDVWSWGMEKGLGLCPDASFTGTDAGDAYLPLRIRASETNGFRFTGPMQVACGAAHTVLVSDNGYKLWAWGRGRSGVLGRGQTADSYVPSAVMWPPLDTVFKDEKLKTDDLISKTEDHEVGKTVEMDHKLSAVTEELNFLKTKLTLMERYAGLLHLSIFRKPLDERRLPQSLQDSGVFDVRKELENVLEKADDEELIRMEMFYRSMLSTVKDRLMKRRVRELVKECLVSLSTGRQHHSP; encoded by the exons ATGATGGTTCTGTTTGGTCCTGGGGCTATAATGTCT CTTGGTCATGGCAAGGAAAATTGCTCAGTTCCTTGCTTGATAGAACATTTCAAGGAATTGGGTTCTTCTGACTCTTTGACAGAGGAATCAAGTGCAGATCACACAGGAACTTCTTTAAAG ATTTGTGCTGTCAAAGCAGGAGGAATGATGTCACTTGCAATAGATGATCATGGGTCTTTATGGATCTGGGGAAACTGTCCACAGGCTAATGACGATGGAGAATTTTGCCTTTCTAGTAGCAGTGTTCCTCTACCTGTGTGGAACTTCCATGGCCATACTGTCGTCAAGGTGGCATGTGGAAATGAACATGTGGTTGCTGTAGTTAGTGCTGGAGAAACCTACACTGGAGGGGATGATCTCGTATGCTATGCTTGGGGTAATAACAATCATGGTCAGTTAGGGTTAGGTGACAAGGAAATCAGACTACGACCTGAAGTCATCTCGACTTTCAACGAGGAGTCCTCCTGGGTGGTTTATGAAGTCGCTTGTGGAGCATTTCATACTGCTATTCTCACTAATAAGAAGTCATATAACCAGGAGATCGAATCAAAGTGTTGGACATTTGGTCTTGGTGAAAATGGGCAGCTTGGTCATGGGACTACGAAGAGCATATGTTTGCCACAGACGGTAGATGCTTTACCACAAGATGCTTTCCTGATTTCTCTTGATTGTGGTTTGTTTCACACGTCTGTTGTGTCATCAGCTGGTGATGTATGGTCTTGGGGAATGGAGAAAGGGCTTGGATTATGCCCGGATGCTAGCTTCACGGGAACTGATGCTGGTGATGCATACCTCCCATTGAGAATTCGGGCTTCTGAAACCAACGGATTCAGGTTTACAGGTCCCATGCAAGTTGCCTGTGGAGCAGCCCATACAGTTCTTGTTTCTGACAATGGTTATAAGCTTTGGGCATGGGGTAGAGGCCGAAGTGGGGTCCTGGGGAGAGGTCAGACAGCTGATAGTTATGTTCCTTCTGCTGTAATGTGGCCACCTCTCGATACGGTATTCAAGGATGAAAAATTAAAAACAGATGACCTGATATCAAAGACCGAAGACCATGAAGTTGGAAAAACTGTCGAGATGGACCACAAACTGTCTGCGGTAACGGAGGAATTGAACTTTCTAAAGACAAAGCTGACTCTTATGGAACGTTATGCTGGTCTGCTGCATTTATCTATATTCAGAAAGCCACTCGATGAGCGAAGACTTCCGCAGTCACTGCAAGACTCTGGTGTCTTTGATGTCAGAAAGGAATTAGAGAACGTACTGGAAAAGGCCGATGATGAGGAGCTAATTCGAATGGAGATGTTCTATCGCAGTATGCTGTCTACCGTGAAGGACAGGCTGATGAAGAGGAGAGTACGAGAACTTGTCAAGGAGTGCCTTGTTTCTCTATCCACTGGGAGGCAACATCATTCACCTTAA
- the LOC103975062 gene encoding ultraviolet-B receptor UVR8-like isoform X2 yields MSRKVVAVAAGEAHTLALTADGIVFSWGRGTFGRLGTGKDVDELFPVPIASCGASSQRKKGGLKAPQPNFVGIAAGAYHSLALRDDGSVWSWGYNVYGQLGHGKENCSVPCLIEHFKELGSSDSLTEESSADHTGTSLKICAVKAGGMMSLAIDDHGSLWIWGNCPQANDDGEFCLSSSSVPLPVWNFHGHTVVKVACGNEHVVAVVSAGETYTGGDDLVCYAWGNNNHGQLGLGDKEIRLRPEVISTFNEESSWVVYEVACGAFHTAILTNKKSYNQEIESKCWTFGLGENGQLGHGTTKSICLPQTVDALPQDAFLISLDCGLFHTSVVSSAGDVWSWGMEKGLGLCPDASFTGTDAGDAYLPLRIRASETNGFRFTGPMQVACGAAHTVLVSDNGYKLWAWGRGRSGVLGRGQTADSYVPSAVMWPPLDTVFKDEKLKTDDLISKTEDHEVGKTVEMDHKLSAVTEELNFLKTKLTLMERYAGLLHLSIFRKPLDERRLPQSLQDSGVFDVRKELENVLEKADDEELIRMEMFYRSMLSTVKDRLMKRRVRELVKECLVSLSTGRQHHSP; encoded by the exons ATGTCGCGCAAGGTCGTCGCTGTCGCCGCAGGAGAAGCCCACACTCTCGCTCTCACAG CGGATGGGATCGTGTTTTCATGGGGACGGGGGACTTTTGGCCGGCTGGGCACCGGCAAGGACGTCGACGAGCTCTTTCCGGTTCCCATCGCCTCCTGCGGTGCTTCGTCTCAGAGGAAGAAGGGAGGGCTCAAGGCGCCGCAGCCCAATTTCGTAGGGATCGCTGCTGGTGCTTACCACAGCCTTGCCTTGCGAG ATGATGGTTCTGTTTGGTCCTGGGGCTATAATGTCT ATGGCCAGCTTGGTCATGGCAAGGAAAATTGCTCAGTTCCTTGCTTGATAGAACATTTCAAGGAATTGGGTTCTTCTGACTCTTTGACAGAGGAATCAAGTGCAGATCACACAGGAACTTCTTTAAAG ATTTGTGCTGTCAAAGCAGGAGGAATGATGTCACTTGCAATAGATGATCATGGGTCTTTATGGATCTGGGGAAACTGTCCACAGGCTAATGACGATGGAGAATTTTGCCTTTCTAGTAGCAGTGTTCCTCTACCTGTGTGGAACTTCCATGGCCATACTGTCGTCAAGGTGGCATGTGGAAATGAACATGTGGTTGCTGTAGTTAGTGCTGGAGAAACCTACACTGGAGGGGATGATCTCGTATGCTATGCTTGGGGTAATAACAATCATGGTCAGTTAGGGTTAGGTGACAAGGAAATCAGACTACGACCTGAAGTCATCTCGACTTTCAACGAGGAGTCCTCCTGGGTGGTTTATGAAGTCGCTTGTGGAGCATTTCATACTGCTATTCTCACTAATAAGAAGTCATATAACCAGGAGATCGAATCAAAGTGTTGGACATTTGGTCTTGGTGAAAATGGGCAGCTTGGTCATGGGACTACGAAGAGCATATGTTTGCCACAGACGGTAGATGCTTTACCACAAGATGCTTTCCTGATTTCTCTTGATTGTGGTTTGTTTCACACGTCTGTTGTGTCATCAGCTGGTGATGTATGGTCTTGGGGAATGGAGAAAGGGCTTGGATTATGCCCGGATGCTAGCTTCACGGGAACTGATGCTGGTGATGCATACCTCCCATTGAGAATTCGGGCTTCTGAAACCAACGGATTCAGGTTTACAGGTCCCATGCAAGTTGCCTGTGGAGCAGCCCATACAGTTCTTGTTTCTGACAATGGTTATAAGCTTTGGGCATGGGGTAGAGGCCGAAGTGGGGTCCTGGGGAGAGGTCAGACAGCTGATAGTTATGTTCCTTCTGCTGTAATGTGGCCACCTCTCGATACGGTATTCAAGGATGAAAAATTAAAAACAGATGACCTGATATCAAAGACCGAAGACCATGAAGTTGGAAAAACTGTCGAGATGGACCACAAACTGTCTGCGGTAACGGAGGAATTGAACTTTCTAAAGACAAAGCTGACTCTTATGGAACGTTATGCTGGTCTGCTGCATTTATCTATATTCAGAAAGCCACTCGATGAGCGAAGACTTCCGCAGTCACTGCAAGACTCTGGTGTCTTTGATGTCAGAAAGGAATTAGAGAACGTACTGGAAAAGGCCGATGATGAGGAGCTAATTCGAATGGAGATGTTCTATCGCAGTATGCTGTCTACCGTGAAGGACAGGCTGATGAAGAGGAGAGTACGAGAACTTGTCAAGGAGTGCCTTGTTTCTCTATCCACTGGGAGGCAACATCATTCACCTTAA
- the LOC135606624 gene encoding GATA transcription factor 9-like isoform X1: protein MEAPQYFHGGFYRDGNPQCAPERKAGGGGEQFSVEDLLDFSNEEEDEAGGLAATGEDGAAGNSTDSSTVTAVDSCGNSFSALEPHFSSDLVCRSLADASLSGDLCEPQYDELAELEWLSNFVEESFSSEDLHKLHLISGVNSTTTSSRTTAAAATRAEFSAQEAANQVAPFRAEALVPGKARSKRSRAAPCSWSSRLLVLSPSLTAAPSPESELIVPPSAAAAGAGGKKAAKPASKKKDMSAGPAVAAAPDGRKCLHCQTDKTPQWRTGPMGPKTLCNACGVRYKSGRLVPEYRPAASPTFVVSKHSNSHRKVLELRRQKELQQQHLHAGGGASLYNGPTPVDAAAADDFLIHGPDFRHLI, encoded by the exons ATGGAGGCACCGCAGTACTTCCACGGCGGCTTTTACCGCGACGGGAACCCGCAGTGCGCGCCGGAGAGGAAGGCCGGCGGCGGAGGCGAACAGTTCTCGGTGGAagacctgctggacttctccaacgaggaggaggacgaagccGGGGGGCTGGCCGCGACCGGGGAGGACGGCGCAGCCGGGAACTCCACGGACTCCTCCACCGTCACTGCCGTGGACAGCTGCGGCAACTCCTTCTCCGCCCTCGAGCCGCATTTCTCCAGCGACCTCGTCTGCCGGAGCCTCGCCGACGCCAGCCTCTCCGGCGACCTATGCGAGCCG CAGTACGACGAGCTGGCGGAGCTCGAATGGCTTTCTAATTTCGTCGAGGAATCCTTCTCCAGTGAGGACCTCCACAAGCTTCACCTCATCTCCGGCGTCaattccaccaccacctcctccaggACCACCGCGGCGGCCGCTACCCGAGCCGAGTTCTCCGCTCAGGAGGCCGCCAACCAGGTGGCCCCCTTCCGCGCCGAGGCCCTCGTCCCCGGCAAGGCGCGGAGCAAGCGCTCCCGCGCCGCCCCCTGCAGCTGGTCCTCCCGGCTGCTCGTGCTCTCCCCGTCCCTGACGGCCGCTCCGTCGCCGGAGTCTGAGCTCATCGTGCCCCCCAGCGCTGCTGCCGCCGGCGCAGGCGGGAAGAAGGCGGCGAAGCCGGCGTCGAAGAAGAAGGATATGTCCGCCGGCCCGGCCGTGGCGGCGGCGCCGGACGGCCGCAAGTGCCTGCACTGCCAGACCGACAAGACGCCGCAGTGGCGGACGGGGCCTATGGGCCCCAAGACGCTGTGCAACGCCTGCGGCGTCCGCTACAAGTCCGGCCGCCTCGTGCCTGAGTACCGCCCGGCCGCCAGCCCCACCTTCGTGGTTTCCAAGCACTCCAACTCCCACCGAAAGGTCCTCGAGCTCCGCCGCCAGAAGGAGCTCCAGCAGCAGCACCTCCACGCCGGCGGCGGCGCCTCCCTCTACAACGGTCCCACGCCGGTGGACGCCGCTGCCGCTGACGACTTCTTGATCCACGGCCCCGACTTCCGACATCTCATTTAA